The following proteins are co-located in the Sporosarcina pasteurii genome:
- a CDS encoding GNAT family N-acetyltransferase: MGKIRLVPHALKYAKEISALSSNPKVKMALGLSDEQTTVEGTKGFIEFILEEEKLGRQYSRCIVNEEEKLIGVITLKDIDPIKKTSHIGTWIGYAYWGRGYNELAKAAILSTAFNQLGLNYVFAGAKADNYRSQKAQEKLPYITLRVENKFPEELKLIEAQTGSKCVLNVFEKDKFLAWYL, from the coding sequence ATGGGGAAAATTAGATTAGTACCACATGCGTTAAAATATGCGAAAGAAATATCTGCTTTATCCTCGAATCCGAAAGTGAAAATGGCATTAGGACTGAGCGATGAACAAACGACAGTTGAAGGAACGAAGGGCTTCATTGAGTTTATTTTAGAAGAGGAAAAACTAGGGAGACAATATTCCAGATGTATCGTAAATGAAGAAGAGAAGCTTATAGGGGTGATTACTCTTAAAGATATTGATCCAATCAAGAAGACCTCTCATATTGGCACATGGATAGGTTATGCGTACTGGGGACGAGGTTATAATGAGCTTGCGAAAGCAGCAATATTATCCACTGCGTTTAATCAATTAGGACTCAATTATGTTTTCGCTGGGGCTAAAGCGGATAATTACCGTTCTCAAAAAGCACAAGAAAAGCTACCTTATATTACATTACGTGTTGAAAATAAATTTCCCGAAGAACTAAAGCTTATAGAGGCGCAAACTGGTTCGAAATGTGTGTTGAATGTTTTTGAGAAGGATAAGTTTTTAGCATGGTATTTATAG
- a CDS encoding BCCT family transporter, whose protein sequence is MRKISNVFWITVALVLAAVAYGAFAPENFSAITGNMQAFITSSFGWYYLLVVSAIVIFCLFFIFSPVGQLRLGKPDEKPEYSRMSWFAMLFSAGMGIGLVFWGAAEPLSHFAISPATATPESQEAFRESMRYTFFHWGIHAWAIYGIVALSLAYFQYRKGAPGLISSTLRPILGDRVDGPIGTIINVLAVFATVVGVATTLGFGAVQINGGLAYLFDLPISFPVQVVIIIIVTILFIFSAWSGLSKGIKYLSNTNMVLAAILLILIVIVGPTLLIFNTFTDSIGMYLQNIIQMSFNAAPVDKDLRSWIDGWTVFYWAWWISWSPFVGVFIARVSRGRTIREFLGGVLLLPALISFFWFSAFGATAMDVQTKGTDLTGLLTEETLFAVFHDLPMSMILSAVAILLVAIFFITSADSATFVLGMQTSYGSLHPPNAVKLTWGIAQSTIAIILLSTGGLGALQNALIIAALPFSFVMILMMISLYKALDHEKKELGLMIRPKRRKK, encoded by the coding sequence ATGAGAAAAATATCAAATGTTTTTTGGATAACGGTCGCTCTTGTTTTGGCAGCAGTAGCCTATGGAGCATTTGCGCCTGAAAATTTTAGCGCAATTACCGGAAATATGCAAGCTTTTATCACCTCATCATTTGGGTGGTATTATTTACTAGTTGTTTCTGCAATCGTAATCTTCTGTCTGTTTTTCATTTTTAGCCCAGTTGGACAACTTCGTCTCGGTAAACCCGATGAAAAACCAGAATACTCTCGTATGAGTTGGTTTGCTATGCTATTTTCAGCTGGGATGGGGATTGGACTCGTGTTTTGGGGAGCTGCTGAACCACTTTCCCACTTTGCGATAAGTCCCGCAACCGCGACACCCGAGAGTCAAGAAGCTTTTCGTGAATCCATGCGCTATACATTTTTCCATTGGGGTATTCACGCGTGGGCAATATACGGCATCGTCGCGTTGTCACTCGCGTATTTCCAATACCGTAAAGGTGCACCAGGCTTAATTTCTTCAACATTAAGACCCATTTTAGGGGATCGTGTAGACGGACCTATCGGTACTATCATAAACGTACTAGCCGTTTTTGCAACTGTTGTAGGAGTCGCAACAACATTAGGTTTTGGTGCAGTTCAAATTAACGGTGGACTGGCATATCTTTTTGATTTACCTATTAGCTTCCCAGTGCAAGTAGTTATTATCATCATCGTAACGATTTTATTTATTTTTTCTGCATGGAGTGGACTTAGCAAAGGGATTAAATATTTATCCAATACGAATATGGTTCTTGCTGCTATATTACTGATACTGATTGTGATTGTTGGACCGACACTTCTTATTTTCAATACATTTACTGATTCAATCGGTATGTACTTACAGAACATTATTCAAATGAGCTTTAACGCAGCCCCCGTTGATAAAGACCTGCGTTCTTGGATTGACGGATGGACTGTTTTCTATTGGGCTTGGTGGATTTCATGGTCACCGTTTGTTGGCGTGTTTATTGCCCGTGTTTCACGTGGTCGTACGATACGAGAGTTTTTAGGAGGCGTCCTTTTACTACCCGCATTAATTAGTTTCTTTTGGTTCTCCGCTTTTGGAGCAACAGCTATGGATGTTCAGACTAAAGGAACTGATCTAACTGGGTTGTTAACGGAAGAAACACTCTTCGCAGTGTTTCACGATTTACCTATGTCGATGATATTATCGGCTGTCGCAATATTACTAGTTGCGATCTTCTTTATTACATCAGCTGACTCGGCAACATTCGTACTCGGTATGCAAACGTCTTACGGATCGCTTCATCCGCCGAATGCAGTCAAATTAACATGGGGAATTGCGCAATCAACAATCGCCATAATTCTACTTTCAACAGGTGGGCTCGGTGCGCTACAAAACGCCCTAATTATCGCTGCACTACCTTTCTCTTTCGTCATGATTTTAATGATGATTTCGCTTTATAAAGCATTGGATCATGAGAAAAAAGAATTGGGCTTAATGATTCGCCCAAAACGCCGTAAAAAATAA
- a CDS encoding sugar transferase — protein sequence MEKTQVGQPYHRTAMYVKDVQKRVFDSIVTLVLLLLLWPILLFCLLVHLINGDKPIFSKCLYGGKNNQPLVVRKPASYTGDDWKTRSVNDSNDQVDAHKRRLQTEKLLRKLKFEEMLLLLNVIKGDMSLIGPRAEIIKVTQRYCPYQSQRLSIKPGLTGYAQVNTDVIDSHNQMIEYDLYYMQHQSILLDCKILIQAVKLLIRGKVFC from the coding sequence ATGGAAAAGACGCAAGTGGGACAACCATATCATCGAACTGCAATGTATGTAAAAGATGTACAGAAAAGAGTTTTTGATAGTATTGTTACCTTAGTTTTATTGCTCTTGTTATGGCCTATTCTCTTATTTTGTTTACTGGTTCACTTAATTAATGGAGATAAACCGATTTTTTCAAAGTGTTTGTATGGAGGAAAAAATAATCAGCCGCTCGTCGTAAGGAAACCAGCATCATATACAGGAGATGATTGGAAGACAAGGTCTGTCAATGATTCGAATGACCAAGTGGACGCTCATAAACGCCGACTACAAACAGAAAAGCTATTAAGGAAATTAAAATTCGAAGAGATGCTTCTTTTATTAAATGTTATCAAAGGTGATATGAGTCTTATTGGACCGAGGGCAGAGATTATTAAGGTGACTCAACGCTATTGTCCTTACCAATCTCAGCGACTCAGCATAAAACCTGGTTTGACTGGCTATGCACAAGTAAACACCGATGTCATCGATTCGCATAACCAGATGATTGAGTATGACTTATATTATATGCAACATCAATCAATTTTGTTGGATTGTAAAATATTGATTCAAGCGGTTAAACTGCTGATTCGAGGTAAAGTGTTTTGTTGA
- a CDS encoding ABC transporter ATP-binding protein, giving the protein MRLEANHIGFRYGNDPWLLKDVHFAIEPGEVVGLTGASGRGKTTFCRILAGFEQPLEGDITLGGNRIPNKGMYPVQLVLQHPEKAVNPRWKMQKVLHESGQPDPELLTLLGIKQSWLSRWPNELSGGELQRFCVARALASNPRYLIADEMTTMLDAITQAQIWQAVLETAKKRNMGIIVVSHEKNLIQRLCDRVVEL; this is encoded by the coding sequence ATGCGACTTGAAGCAAATCATATAGGGTTTCGTTATGGCAATGACCCTTGGTTATTAAAAGATGTGCATTTTGCAATCGAGCCTGGCGAGGTCGTTGGCTTAACCGGCGCAAGTGGACGAGGAAAAACAACTTTTTGTCGGATTTTAGCCGGGTTTGAGCAACCTTTGGAAGGTGATATCACGCTTGGCGGAAATCGGATTCCAAATAAAGGAATGTATCCCGTACAATTAGTATTGCAACACCCAGAAAAAGCAGTGAATCCACGCTGGAAGATGCAAAAAGTGTTGCATGAAAGTGGGCAACCAGATCCCGAATTACTTACATTGTTAGGGATTAAACAATCATGGCTGTCACGTTGGCCGAATGAATTATCAGGGGGAGAATTGCAGAGGTTTTGCGTTGCCCGTGCACTTGCGTCGAATCCCCGGTATTTAATTGCGGATGAAATGACCACAATGCTCGACGCGATTACCCAAGCACAAATTTGGCAAGCTGTTTTAGAAACCGCTAAAAAAAGAAATATGGGCATCATCGTTGTGAGTCATGAGAAGAATTTAATCCAAAGATTATGTGACCGTGTTGTCGAATTGTGA